Proteins encoded within one genomic window of Brassica rapa cultivar Chiifu-401-42 chromosome A09, CAAS_Brap_v3.01, whole genome shotgun sequence:
- the LOC103838785 gene encoding glutathione S-transferase T3-like — protein sequence MCVNFGESQPFPAFSSQQSQDAPLDPPVQTPAARGVRRKWNPADDEVLISVWLNTSKDAIVANEQRSGAFWKRVAAYYAASPHGIEDGGKEHGCCKKRWHRINEDVNKFCAAYSAAERQMRSGESDTDVLKKKWLSLNAPTTAGVSKRKNVDVNSQTSNTEGFVDVESRPEGVKAAKAKRNTGKGKSVAEIATVWEMKKDDLVRKERLSRLAILDTLLTRTEPLTEAEVVVKNKLLAELF from the exons ATGTG TGTTAACTTCGGAGAATCACAGCCTTTTCCGGCTTTCAGCTCACAACAATCTCAAGATGCACCATTAGATCCACCAGTACAGACACCGGCTGCCCGTGGTGTAAGGCGCAAATGGAATCCAGCAGATGACGAGGTGCTGATCAGTGTGTGGCTTAATACTTCGAAAGATGCAATTGTTGCAAATGAGCAGAGGTCGGGGGCCTTCTGGAAACGGGTTGCTGCTTATTATGCAGCAAGTCCCCATGGAATAGAGGATGGTGGGAAGGAGCACGGTTGTTGCAAGAAGAGGTGGCACAGAATTAATGAAGATGTTAACAAGTTCTGTGCCGCATACTCAGCAGCAGAGCGACAAATGAGAAGTGGTGAGAGTGACACTGACGTTCTGAAGAAG AAGTGGCTCAGCCTCAACGCACCCACGACTGCTGGCGTTTCGAAGAGGAAGAATGTGGACGTAAATTCCCAAACATCTAATACTGAAGGCTTCGTTGATGTTGAGAGCAGGCCCGAAGGTGTCAAGGCTGCTAAGGCCAAAAGAAACACGGGTAAAGGGAAGTCTGTGGCTGAGATTGCGACCGTTTGGGAAATGAAGAAGGACGATTTGGTGAGGAAGGAGAGACTGTCGAGGCTAGCAATACTAGACACTCTCCTTACCCGTACTGAACCATTGACTGAGGCGGAAGTTGTTGTGAAGAATAAGCTCCTAGCGGagttattctaa
- the LOC117128021 gene encoding uncharacterized protein At4g04775-like — protein sequence MGHYSYTQPSEEEDLFGNNEDSDYSETDDLIRRDQAELSLERTQQVDYPPQPEVEFGFPQVCYCGATPLLATSNNRQDQGRRFFTCANKDDGECHVYKWWDEALMEEMRARDIHVLQLGEKVESLTLLSDYDTEQKIRNLEKIVGDMAKEKSSFSHGFECFVIGIVVLVVVIGLVVMFG from the exons ATGGGACATTACAGCTATACGCAGCCATCAGAAGAGGAGGATTTATTTGGAAACAATGAGGACAGTGACTACAGCGAGACGGATGATCTCATACGACGTGACCAAGCTGAGTTAAGCTTGGAACGTACTCAACAAGTTGACTACCCTCCGCAACCGGAGGTAGAGTTTGGTTTTCCGCAGGTTTGCTATTGTGGTGCTACGCCACTGCTAGCAACGTCTAACAACAGGCAAGATCAAG GCAGAAGATTTTTCACTTGTGCGAACAAAGACGACGGCGAATGCCATGTCTACAAATGGTGGGATGAGGCGCTGATGGAGGAGATGAGAGCCAGAGATATCCACGTGCTTCAGCTAGGTGAAAAGGTAGAAAGCCTAACCCTTTTGAGTGACTATGACACAGAGCAGAAGATACGAAACCTAGAGAAGATTGTGGGTGATATGGCTAAGGAGAAATCTTCTTTTAGTCATGGGTTTGAGTGCTTTGTAATAGGCATAgttgttcttgttgttgtaATAGGCTTGGTTGTTATGTTTGGATAA
- the LOC103838728 gene encoding acyltransferase-like protein At1g54570, chloroplastic, with protein sequence MATTTTSSSLLALPSFRSNCNQRPSFKVRAQISGDKATSVEPVNGSVSVSNLPNPKGSEVNGKVKFQREAEIELLWDDGYGSKSVKDYFAAAREILKKPDGGPPRWFSPVDCGQPIKDAPTLFFLPGMDGTGMGLVPHQIALGKAFHVWCLHIPVHDRTPFQGLLKIVEDVLRQEHATRPNKPIYLVGDSFGGCMALAVAARNPSIDLVLVLVNPATSFERSPLQPLLPILEMVPEELHFTIPYALSFIMGDPIKMASIGIDNQLPAGVKLNKLREKLTNSMLPLLSELGGIIPRETLLWKLKLLRSGAAYTNSRIHAVEAEVLLLVSGKDRMLPSQEESKRLHGLLKNCTVRCFKENGHTLLLEDSLSLLTVIKGTCKYRRSRRYDFASDFLPPSKGELDFALQELLRFLRNAVSSVFLSTMEDGRIVKGLAGVPDEGPVLLVGYHMLMGLELGPMSEAFIKEKNILFRGMAHPILYAETDSTKEFGYMDWIKVFGAYPVTATNLFKLLSSKSHVLLYPGGAREALHNRGEQYKLIWPDQQEFVRMAARFGATIVPFGTVGEDDIAELVLDYNDLMKIPFLSNYITEATRDTKEFKLRDESSGEVANQQLYLPGVLPKIPGRFYYLFGKPIHTKGRPELVKDKEAAKLVYLEAKEEVEKCIAYLLKKREEDPYRSVVDRLSYSLTHLPENDVPSFEP encoded by the exons ATGGCAACGACAACAACAAGCTCAAGTCTGTTGGCGTTGCCAAGTTTCAGATCGAATTGTAACCAGAGACCCAGTTTCAAGGTAAGAGCTCAAATATCGGGTGATAAGGCGACGTCCGTGGAGCCAGTGAACGGTTCTGTCTCTGTGTCTAATCTCCCAAACCCGAAAGGAAGTGAAGTGAATGGGAAAGTGAAATTTCAAAGGGAAGCCGAAATTGAGCTGTTATGGGATGATGGGTATGGCTCCAAATCCGTCAAGGATTACTTTGCGGCGGCTAGAGAGATTTTGAAGAAGCCTGACGGTGGTCCTCCACGGTGGTTTAGTCCCGTCGATTGTGGCCAACCAATCAAAGATGCTCCTACCTTATTCTTCTTACCtg GGATGGATGGCACTGGGATGGGTCTTGTTCCACATCAAATAGCACTTGGGAA GGCTTTTCATGTCTGGTGCCTGCATATTCCAGTACATGATCGAACTCCATTCCAAG GGCTGCTGAAAATAGTAGAAGATGTATTGAGGCAAGAGCATGCTACACGTCCGAATAAACCGATATATCTCGTGGGGGATTCCTTTGGAGGATGTATGGCTCTTGCTGTTGCTGCTAGGAACCCTTCAATAGATTTGGTGTTGGTCCTAGTCAACCCAG CTACATCATTTGAGAGGTCACCGCTACAGCCGTTGCTGCCTATACTAGAGATGGTGCCAGAAGAGCTTCACTTTACTATTCCATATGCTCTAAGCTTTATTATGG GTGATCCGATAAAGATGGCTTCAATTGGTATCGATAACCAACTTCCAGCAGGAGTAAAATTGAACAAGTTGAGAGAGAAGCTTACTAACTCCATGCTTCCTCTTCTCTCT GAACTCGGTGGTATTATTCCAAGAGAAACTTTACTTTGGAAGCTCAAGTTGCTGAGATCTGGCGCTGCTTATACGAATTCTCGCATCCATGCTGTTGAAGCCGAAGTCTTGCTCCTTGTTAG TGGAAAGGACAGGATGCTTCCTAGCCAAGAAGAATCGAAAAGGCTTCATGGGTTACTTAAAAACTGTACTGTTCGATGCTTCAAGGAAAACGGGCATACCCTTTTACTg GAAGATAGCCTCAGTTTGCTCACGGTTATAAAAGGTACATGCAAGTACAGACGCTCACGGAGATATGATTTTGCTTCTGATTTCTTGCCTCCCAGTAAGGGAGAACTTGATTTTGCCCTTCAGGAACTACTCAG ATTCTTAAGAAATGCTGTTAGTTCCGTGTTTCTGTCAACAATGGAAGATGGTAGGATAGTGAAGGGACTTGCTGGTGTTCCAGATGAAGGTCCGGTGTTACTTGTTGGTTACCACATGCTGATGGGGTTGGAACTTGGTCCAATGTCCGAGGCATTTATCAAAGAGAAAAACATTCTCTTCCGTGGAATGGCACATCCGATTCTTTATGCAGAAACTGATTCAACGAAGGAGTTTGGTTACATGGACTGGATTAAAGTATTTGGTGCCTACCCTGTCACTGCAACCAATCTTTTCAAGCTCTTGTCTTCTAAGTCTCATGTTCTTCTCTACCCCGGCGGTGCACGTGAGGCTCTCCATAACCGG GGTGAACAATACAAACTGATTTGGCCTGACCAGCAAGAGTTTGTGAGAATGGCAGCACGGTTTGGCGCAACTATAGTGCCATTTGGAACGGTTGGTGAAGACGACATAGCGGAA TTGGTTCTTGATTACAATGACCTGATGAAGATTCCGTTTCTCAGTAACTATATAACGGAAGCAACTCGCGATACCAAAGAGTTTAAGTTGAG GGACGAATCAAGCGGGGAGGTAGCAAACCAGCAACTCTACTTGCCAGGGGTCTTACCGAAAATACCGGGTCGGTTCTATTACCTATTTGGGAAACCGATACACACTAAAGGAAGACCAGAACTTGTGAAAGACAAAGAAGCAGCAAAACTGGTTTACTTGGAAGcgaaagaggaagtggagaAATGCATAGCCTACTTGTTGAAGAAACGTGAGGAAGATCCATACAGAAGTGTTGTGGACAGATTAAGTTACAGTTTGACACACCTTCCTGAGAATGATGTCCCTTCTTTCGAACCATGA
- the LOC103838729 gene encoding myosin-11: MGTPVNIIVGSHVWVEDTDVAWIDGQVEKINGQDVEVQATNGKKITAKLSKIYPKDMEAPAGGVDDMTKLSYLHEPGVLQNLKIRYELNEIYTYTGNILIAINPFQRLPHIYDAHMMQQYKGAPFGELSPHVFAVADVAYRAMINEGKSNSILVSGESGAGKTETTKMLMRYLAYLGGRAVTEGRTVEQQVLESNPVLEAFGNAKTVRNNNSSRFGKFVEIQFDKQGRISGAAVRTYLLERSRVCQISDPERNYHCFYLLCAAPQEEIEKYKLGHPKTFHYLNQSKCFELVGISDAHDYIATRRAMDIVGISEKEQEAIFRVVAAILHIGNIEFTKGKDVDSSVPKDDKAKFHLNTVAELLMCDVKELEDALCKRVMVTPEEVIKRSLDPQSAAISRDGLAKTIYSRLFDWLVQKINVSIGQDANSRSLIGVLDIYGFESFKTNSFEQFCINFTNEKLQQHFNQHVFKMEQEEYTKEAIDWSYIEFVDNKDVLDLIEKKPGGIVALLDEACMFPKSTHETFANKLYQTFKTNKRFIKPKLSRTDFTVSHYAGEVQYQSDQFLDKNKDYVIAEHQDLLGASKCPFVVGLFPKLEETSKSSKFSSIGSRVKLQLQQLMETLNSTEPHYIRCVKPNNLLKPAIFENINIMQQLRCGGVLEAIRISCAGFPTRKPFFEFVNRFGLLSPEALEGNYEEKAASKKILDNIGLKGYQIGKTKIFLRAGQMAELDARRALVLSDAAKKIQRRIRTHQARRRFILLREATISLQALCRGRLSSKLFENLRRQAAAVKIQKNGRRYHSRKAYKNMHVAALAVQTGLRAMAAHKEFRFKKQTKAATTIQAQWRCHRATSYYKKLKKGVILSQSRWRGRLAKKELRKLKMASRETGALKEAKDILEKKVEELTYRVQLEKRLRVDLEEQKTQEITKMQSSMEEMRKKVEETNVLLVKEREAAKKAIEEAPPVVTETQVVVEDTQKIESLTEQVEGLKTDLEQEKQRADDAARKFDEAQESNEERKNKLEETEKKVQLLQENITRLEEKCTNLESENKVLRQQAVSIAPNKLLSGRSRSILQRGSASGHLSVDARPSLDLHSHSINHRDIAEVEDKPQKSLNEKQQENQELLIRCIVQHLGFQGNRPITACIIYKCLLQWRSFEVERTSVFDRIIQTIGHAIETQDNNDILAYWLSNASTLLLLLQRTLKASGAAGMAPQRRRSSSATLFGRMTQSFRGAPQGVNLSMINGGADTLRQVEAKYPALLFKQQLTAYVEKIYGMIRDNLKKEISPLLGLCIQAPRTSRASLVKGASRSVGNSEAQQALIAHWQGIVKSLTNFLNTLKSNHVPPFLVRKVFTQIFSFINVQLFNSLLLRRECCSFSNGEYVKAGLAELEHWCYKATDEYAGSSWDELKHIRQAIGFLVIHQKPQKTLDEISHDLCPVLSIQQLYRISTMYWDDKYGTHSVSPDVIANMRVLMTEDSNNAVSNSFLLDDDSSIPFSVDDLSKSMERIEIGDVEPPPLIRENSGFSFLLPCSG; encoded by the exons ATG GGAACTCCAGTTAACATCATTGTAGGCTCTCATGTCTGGGTTGAAGACACAGATGTGGCTTGGATTGATGGGCAAGTTGAAAAAATCAATGGACAAGATGTTGAGGTTCAGGCCACAAATGGAAAAAAG ATCACTGCAAAGTTGTCAAAGATATACCCAAAAGATATGGAAGCACCTGCAGGTGGTGTTGATGACATGACAAAGCTATCTTACTTACATGAGCCTGGTGTTCTTCAGAACTTAAAGATCAGATATGAACTTAATGAGATTTAT ACATATACCGGAAACATCCTTATAGCAATTAATCCATTTCAACGACTGCCACACATATATGATGCACATATGATGCAACAATACAAAGGAGCACCATTTGGAGAACTTAGTCCTCATGTTTTTGCAGTTGCTGATGTTGCATACAG GGCAATgattaatgagggaaaaagcaATTCTATACTTGTAAGTGGTGAGAGTGGAGCAGGAAAAACTGAAACCACAAAGATGCTTATGAGATACCTTGCTTATCTTGGAGGTCGTGCTGTTACAGAAGGCCGAACCGTTGAACAACAAGTTCTTGaa TCAAATCCTGTGCTTGAGGCCTTTGGTAACGCCAAAACTGTCAGGAATAACAATTCAAG TCGGTTTGGTAAGTTCGTTGAAATCCAATTTGATAAGCAAGGGAGAATATCAGGAGCTGCTGTAAGAACATATCTTCTAGAGAGGTCTCGTGTCTGTCAGATATCTGATCCCGAGCGCAACTACCACTGTTTTTATCTTCTGTGTGCTGCACCACAAGAG GAAATTGAAAAGTACAAGTTGGGTCATCCAAAGACGTTTCATTATCTGAATCAGTCCAAATGTTTCGAACTCGTTGGTATAAGTGATGCTCATGATTATATTGCGACAAGAAGAGCGATGGATATTGTCGGGATAAGCGAAAAGGAACAG GAAGCAATTTTCAGAGTGGTTGCTGCGATTCTTCACATCGGTAACATCGAATTCACCAAGGGAAAGGATGTGGATTCATCGGTTCCTAAGGACGATAAGGCGAAATTTCATCTTAACACAGTTGCAGAACTTCTCAT gtgtGATGTAAAGGAACTTGAAGATGCACTGTGTAAACGTGTTATGGTCACACCTGAGGAAGTTATCAAGAGAAGTTTAGATCCGCAGAGTGCTGCAATCAGCAGAGATGGTCTAGCTAAGACGATTTATTCGCGGTTGTTTGATTG GTTGGTACAAAAGATAAACGTCTCAATTGGACAAGATGCCAATTCTAGATCACTCATTGGAGTCCTTGATATATACGGATTTGaaagttttaaaacaaataG TTTTGAACAGTTTTGTATTAATTTCACGAATGAGAAGTTGCAGCAACATTTCAATCAG CACGTTTTCAAGATGGAACAGGAGGAATACACAAAAGAAGCGATAGATTGGAGCTACATCGAATTTGTGGACAATAAAGATGTTCTTGATCTTATTGAAAAG AAACCTGGTGGAATTGTGGCACTCCTTGATGAAGCTtg TATGTTTCCGAAGTCAACCCATGAAACATTTGCGAACAAGCTTTATCAGACTTTTAAGACCAACAAGAGGTTCATCAAGCCAAAACTATCTCGAACAGATTTCACTGTTTCCCATTATGCTGGAGAA gtccAGTATCAATCTGATCAATTTCTAGACAAAAACAAAGATTATGTGATCGCTGAACATCAAGATTTGTTGGGTGCTTCCAAGTGTCCTTTTGTTGTTGGACTCTTTCCTAAGCTCGAAGAAACATCTAAATCTTCAAAGTTTTCTTCCATTGGCTCTCGCGTTAag TTGCAACTCCAGCAACTTATGGAAACATTAAACTCTACTGAGCCTCACTACATCAGATGTGTGAAGCCTAATAACCTTCTGAAGCCTGCTATATTTGAGAATATCAACATTATGCAGCAACTTCGGTGTGGT GGTGTTTTGGAAGCGATCAGAATCAGTTGCGCAGGGTTTCCCACTCGTAAACCATTCTTTGAGTTCGTTAACCGCTTTGGACTTCTGTCTCCTGAAGCTCTAGAAGGGAA CTATGAGGAGAAGGCTGCATCTAAAAAGATTTTGGACAATATTGGACTCAAAGGATACCAG ATTGGTAAAACAAAGATATTCTTAAGGGCGGGCCAGATGGCTGAACTTGACGCAAGAAGAGCTCTGGTTCTTAGTGATGCTGCAAAAAAGATTCAGAGACGAATAAGGACTCATCAAGCCCGAAGAAGGTTCATTTTACTAAGAGAAGCCACCATTTCTCTCCAAGCTTTATGCAGAG GAAGACTTTCTTCGAAACTGTTCGAAAACTTGAGAAGGCAAGCAGCTGCAGTGAAGATTCAGAAGAATGGTCGGAGATATCATTCTAGAAAAGCATATAAAAATATGCATGTAGCGGCACTTGCTGTACAGACAGGTTTAAGAGCAATGGCTGCTCATAAAGAGTTCAGATTCAAGAAGCAAACAAAGGCTGCTACAACTATTCAG GCTCAGTGGCGTTGTCATAGGGCAACATCTTACTACAAGAAGCTTAAGAAAGGAGTGATCCTATCGCAGTCACGATGGAGAGGCAGGCTTGCAAAGAAAGAACTTCGAAAGCTCAAAATG GCTTCGAGAGAAACTGGCGCACTGAAAGAGGCAAAGGATATACTTGAAAAGAAAGTCGAAGAACTCACATACCGTGTGCAGTTGGAGAAACGTTTAAGG GTTGATCTGGAAGAACAAAAGACGCAAGAGATAACGAAAATGCAGAGTTCGATGGAGGAAATGAGGAAGAAAGTGGAGGAAACAAATGTGTTGCTTGTTAAAGAACGTGAAGCTGCAAAGAAGGCCATAGAAGAAGCGCCTCCTGTTGTAACAGAAACGCAAGTCGTTGTTGAAGATACCCAAAAGATTGAGTCATTGACTGAACAAGTGGAAGGTctaaag ACTGATCTCGAACAAGAGAAACAAAGGGCCGATGATGCAGCAAGGAAGTTTGATGAAGCTCAAGAGTCTAATgaagagagaaagaataagttggaagaaacagagaaaaaagTTCAGCTCCTACAAGAAAACATCACAAG gCTGGAGGAAAAATGCACCAATTTGGAATCAGAGAATAAAGTGTTACGACAACAAGCTGTGTCCATTGCACCAAATAAGCTTCTCTCTGGCCGATCCAGGTCTATTTTACAG agaGGTTCAGCCAGCGGTCATTTATCAGTCGATGCAAGGCCAAGTTTG GATCTGCATAGCCATTCAATAAACCATAGAGATATAGCCGAAGTGGAGGATAAGCCACAGAAATCATTAAACGAGAAGCAACAAGAAAACCAGGAGCTGCTTATCCGCTGCATCGTTCAACACTTGGGTTTCCAAGGGAACCGGCCCATCACAGCATGTATCATATACAAATGCTTATTACAATGGCGGTCGTTTGAAGTTGAAAGAACCAGCGTCTTTGATCGGATTATTCAGACTATAGGACATGCCATTGAG ACGCAAGATAACAATGATATATTAGCATATTGGTTGTCCAATGCCTCAACGTTGCTTTTACTACTCCAACGCACGCTTAAAGCTAGCGGTGCAGCAGGGATGGCTCCACAACGCCGTCGCTCATCTTCTGCCACTCTCTTTGGGAGGATGACTCAG AGCTTCCGTGGCGCACCCCAAGGTGtgaatcttagcatgataaacGGTGGAGCTGATACCTTAAGGCAAGTCGAGGCTAAATACCCGGCTCTACTCTTCAAGCAGCAGCTAACAGCTTATGTTGAAAAGATATATGGAATGATTCGTGATAACTTGAAGAAAGAGATTTCTCCTCTCCTCGGACTGTGCATTCAG GCACCAAGAACATCAAGAGCAAGTTTAGTGAAAGGAGCATCTCGTTCTGTTGGCAATTCTGAAGCTCAACAAGCATTGATCGCACATTGGCAGGGAATAGTAAAGAGCCTTACAAACTTCCTCAATACTCTTAAATCAAACCAT GTTCCTCCCTTCTTGGTTCGAAAGGTGTTCACGCAGATATTCTCATTCATTAATGTTCAACTGTTCAACAG CCTTTTGTTAAGACGGGAATGTTGTTCATTTAGTAATGGGGAGTACGTAAAAGCAGGTTTGGCTGAACTAGAGCATTGGTGTTACAAAGCAACTGATGAG TACGCAGGTTCTTCTTGGGATGAGCTTAAGCATATCAGACAGGCCATTGGGTTTCTG gTGATACATCAAAAACCTCAAAAAACATTGGATGAGATAAGTCATGATCTGTGCCCG GTGCTCAGCATACAGCAGCTATACCGAATAAGTACAATGTACTGGGACGATAAGTACGGAACACATAGCGTATCGCCAGAC GTGATAGCAAATATGAGGGTGCTAATGACAGAAGATTCAAACAATGCTGTTAGCAACTCTTTTTTGTTGGATGATGATTCCAG CATTCCATTCTCGGTTGATGATCTGTCAAAATCAATGGAGAGGATTGAGATTGGAGATGTAGAACCACCACCTCTCATCCGAGAGAATTCTGGGTTTAGCTTTCTCTTGCCATGTTCTGGCTAA